The window CACCCGTCGGGCAGCGGCGTCGAGAGGGGTTCCGGCGCCCTTGCTTAGGGTCGGCGGAGAGTTGTGGCTGTGCGCGGGAATTGTCCCGTCGGGCAGCGAGATAAACACGAGTTCGTGTATTGCCAATATTTGGGCGAAAGgtagaattttattgattgacTTGAATGCATGCAAATAATAACCATCtatccctatttataatactcaaATACTATACCCTAACTTattgaacaagaaaataatccaaataaatatgaaaagatatggctaactaaataatatagatatgGGGATAATTCTAGATAATATGCTCGTATCAAAAGGTTGGCTAAATTAAATCCACTAAAAatctacaaaattaattgatgattcTATGCATCTTGATTTTCTGGCTTAACTGAATGGACTATCTCTTAACACATGATAAAAAGTAGGAAAACACTTAATTTGCAATAATAAGTGCATACACtattacatcatcactaattaattaaaacatatgACAAACATTTAAAAGTAGGAAAATACATAATCcatgtatttgtatataattCAGGTACCAAAACTATTTATAAGCAATATATAGGTCTTCCCCCTTTCTTCTACTATCCATGAGTTTGTCCACCTCtattaagaaagaaagattGGATAATACCTtgagaataatatataaataataaatatgcattcaattacaaatcataataaattaagcaTGGGTTTAATACACTTTGAAAATTCTTTATCCTTTCAAGCTAAAAGGAAGAAAATAGagaatgggaaaaaaaatattgaagttAAATATAGTTGATATTACCTGTATTTCAACTTTGTCTCCATTTAGATACAAACACAACAATCTTGACGTAGAACCAATCTCCAGCAGCATCAAACAAGTTGAAGAATGTGATTCTCCATGATTTCTTCAATATGAATGAACCAATAACTCCCCAGAATCCAACTATAAAACCAAAGGCTATTGATATTCCAACTTCTTGCAAAAATGAGAAGGTGTTGCCATCTTTCTCATTCATGTTCTCGCCCGGATTAGTGGTGGATGGCCTCAAGCTATCATTGGGGCACTTTGGCAAAGGGTCTCCACAGAGTCCATCTTTCCCGGCATAAGCCAATGCACTGAAGCTCTGAAGTTGAGTACCCGTTGGAATTTTTCCAAACAAATTATTGTTCGACAAATCAAGAACGCCAAGAGTGTGTATTTGTGCCAAACTTGTCGGTATCTTTCCAGAGAGATGGTTATGTGATAAATCAAGAGAATCTAGCATCTCCATCTTACCAATATGTGGACTTATATATCCTGTCAAATTATTTCTTGACAAATTCAAGGAATTTAATCCTATCATAGTAGAAAATGATTTGGGAATGTCCCCGGACAATCTATTGCTTGAGAAATCAATGAGTTTCAAAAGCTCTAGATTTTCCTATTCCTGGCCTTTCCATTGAAATGATGAATATCCATAGTGCTTATTACCATTcttagtaaataaatatactgaACCAAAAAGGAATGGATCAATATGCGTGGCATTCTTAGTAGCCAAGACAGTAAAATTGTTGAAGCAATCAGGTATTATTGATGACAAGTTGTTTATCGACAAATCCATAACTTGAATATTAGTAAGATTGCATATCTCGGGAGGAATACTTCCATGCAATTTATTTCCACGAAGGTTAAGAAACTGCATTTTATGCAACCGACCAATCCAAGTAGGGATCTTTCCTGTTAACTTGTTGCCTCCAACATCCAAGAAACCCAATCTTTGGCAATGTCTCAAACTATATGGCAATTCACCATATAAATTATTACCATGCATCTGCAATGCAGCAAATTTCTGCAAATTACCGAAAGAGCCAGGAATTTTACCCGAAAAACTGTTGTTAGCCAAATTGAGGGAGTACAAGTTGGGAATTTTCTCCCAGCAATTGGGAATCTCTCCTACCAACCGATTATCGGAGAGGTCAAGGGTCTTAAGATGATCGTGGAGAGTTTCGCAAATGGATGAAATTGAACCGGAGATCATATTTCCACTAAACTGAATCACGGAAGCATTGGCGGGAAATAATGGTATAGGACCTGAGAACTTATTGAAACTAATATCCATGTATAAGATGGAGGTAGATGAGAGATTCGGAACTGTACCACTTATTTGATTGTCGGAGAGATACAACTTTGCTAATAAAGAAGATGAACTCCACAACCACCTCGGGGCTTCATCTGTTATATTGGCACCAAGGAGATCAAGGACTGACAAATTCCTTTGAGTTCGGATccattttggaaaatatggGCCCACATTGCACCTGCCTAAAGATATAGTTTCCAATTGAAAGGGAGGAATCCAATCAGAGTCAATATCCATGATCAATGATGGATTGAAGGATAGATCCAATGTCTTTAAATTATCAAGCTTAGAGAAGTGGGATTCGGAGACTAAACCCTCCAAATAATTATGAGAAAGATATAGAATTTGAAGCTTCGAGAGTTGGCCAATACTTACAGGAACTAAGCCTTCAAAAGAATTAAGAGAAAGATCTAGAACTTGAAGCTTGGAAAGTTGGCTTATACTTAGAGGAATGGAGCCTGTAAAGTTATTTCTCTTAAGGTTCAGGTGTGtcaatgaagaaaatgatcTCAGGTCGTCTGGAATCGACCCGTTGAGTTGATTATAAGACAAGATCAGTATTTCCAGTGATCCCGATGCGAAACCAAAACAAGAGAGAGATGTACAACTCAAAGAGTTTCCCGAGAGATCAAGTGAGCGCAGGTTGGTAAGGTTCCCTAACTGAGGAGGAACGATCCCAGTAAAGTTAGAACAACTAAGATACAAGTGTTGCAACTGTTTCATGGAACCAATGAATTCCGGGATTGGGATGCCTCCAAAATCAATCCAACTGAAGTCAATATAGTTTAAATGATGCAACTCAAGCAATGAAGAGCCAATCTTACCTCTTAATTGATCAAGAAAGAAACCGAGGTCGAGGGTGATGATATGGCCAGTGGTGTTGCTGCACTCAACACCGTGCCATTTGCAGCATTCGTTGCTCTCCCACGACGAGAGAATACCACGCTTGTCGATGAGGCCATTCTTGAAGCTTAGAAGAgcttctctctcactctctatGCATCTCACTTCTGCATCTCCTGAAACAATCACATAGAAGAGAAGAACAACAAGAACATATTTGATTGCAAATCTTTTATAAGAAATCATGCTTTCTATATTAAAGGATGATGAAGAATCTCAAGTTGGTGGGGTTTAAATAGCCCAAACACATTGCTTCACATTGcaaattttctcattttcacaCTAAGCAGTGACGAAGTGGAAAATGGGCAAGACTTTAGATTCAACCTAAACCCACTATATAATGTTCATTAATGGATTCAGGTACAAATGAtagaagaaagtgaagaagGATGAAGCTCCGGCAGCTTTAAATTACCATATGCAAGTTTGTTGTGGATATAATCAATgtagaaaagtaaaagtattGATCCATGTAAAAGTAGTAGTTGTAGTTCCTGCACCACTTTCAAAGTATCTATACAACTAACTCACAACAGGAACTCCAGTGTTACGGATGCATCCACCTCGAACTAAACCTAAACTACGTAAGGGTGGAAACGAACCTGCAGTAGGGCCATTTCCGATCACCTGATTCTAGGTTAGAGAGTGGTCGTACTCCTTTAACAAGAACTTCCAATATCTCGAACACGAAGGATTCATATGGATGGCTCGCAGAATCCATCTCATTGTACTGCCACCATGAGAAGACTCTCTAGATAGCAAATGCATTTGAAACAGGAGCTCAGCAGATCGGTTTTCTGCAAGCAACGAAGGGGGCATGTGTAGGAATGGTCaacattccattccatcataccaagcatgTCGTTAATGTGTTGTTCAAATGAAAGGTTATCATATGGTCTAGATGGAAACTACAAGCATTATTCAAAGGAACAAACCTGGAGGCCAAGAAAACCATTCATCGCGAAGGTTGACGAGCCACTTCTCTTTTGAGCCAAGGCTTGCTTCTGCTTGACCCAGCAACAGTGAAACAAGAGGCAAAGGATCGGAAGAGGTATCTTTCGCTTTCTTCAGACTTCTTATGGCACGTGTTATGTATTGTGACTCGCACTTCTGTCTGGCAAGCTCCATGCAAATAGCGCCTGCATTTAACGAAAGACAATGTCACTAAGTGGTGCAAGGCTAATAACAGCATTAAAATCCGCCTTCTCGTAAAAATAGCAATATATAGTGGTACCATGTTCCATGAGTTTGAGAGTATTTGAAGAGCATCAAATAACAGCTTTCACGATTAAGGGTCGAAATATGAATGCAGACGCATAAGTATAAGAGGCCATACCATgacaaagaaagaaagaacTCTCGTCATCAGCTACACAGCATGCTTGTGAAAAGAATTCTTCAGCAGCAACAAAATCACCAAGCGAAATAGATATCAAACCCTGCACCAAACTAAACAGAGCCGTCCATACATTCCATGACGTCTTGAGATCTTTGGAGCAGTCTTCAAATTTCAGAGCTAAAACGGTAGAATCATCTTGTAGGCCATATCTGGATTCAATAAACTTCAAACAAATCCAGCCAATATGAGAATAAGTTCCAAGCTCCAAACAATATTTGTATTCTTTCCGCAGGTTCACAAAATCATCCTCAGAGGCATATGCACGGCAAAGTAGCAAATGTGCGAAAAAGAGATGGTTACTATGAAGTGATGCGCCTAAAGCACTTCTCACAAGTCTGAAGCATTCAGTATTATTGCCTTGTTGCAGATTCACCTCGGCAGCACAGAGAAGAAGCTGAAAATTCTGATATTGCCTTGATACATCTTTGATGGAGAAATTTTGATCAGACAGAGCCACAGCTGTTAGCCGCTCTACAACATGGCAACCATGCTGAGGAAAATTTTCTGCACGAGTCTTCTGTAAGCAGTTTAGCGTAAGTAAATACCTTGCATTGAAGTTCCAAGGTTCTTGATGCAAATACCTGTAAATTTGCCAAACTATTCAAATTCGGTTTTGCGAGGGAAAGCAATCTGATCTGGACTAATATACAGCAATCATTGAACTAGCAGTAAAATAACTCGAGGggtcatgaaaaaatatacttttgcAGCACTTGAATGGCCCCAGATCCCGAATGGCATTGACGTCTGCAGGTCGGTAGTGGAAACTTTTGATTTGGACTTCCAATGGCATAACAAGCAACATTTCCAGCACCAACGATCTCATATGCTGATTTGAGACCATCATCCTTTTGATAGTCAGACAAATCCAGTGAAGAGCATCGGGTTGCAAGAGAAAGATATCCCCGTTCTTTGCTTGATAGCAGCAGATAACCAAGAAGATTTCTGTCAGAAATAACTAAGTCAGATAGCATCATTAGAAGTGTAACACAACAAGATCCACATAATCTAAAAGAGGTTTTATTTAGAGCTAGTGCCTAGCAGCCCGACATAGTGGATATGTTGATGAAAACCAGAAATAAAATGCATCCTTTGCTTTGCACTCTTGGGAGAAGGGCATTTTACACTGTGATGGGATAAACAGGAATTAGCATGCTCGAGACCCCACCAACGAAAATATAGGAGCAAACAAAAGGGGAAGCACCATCATCAAaagtttaacaaaaaataagtcAATATAACATTAGTATATGTATTCACTCGAGGTTACCTCAATACACTGCTGTTAGGGAACATGTGAACTGCTTTTCTAAGGTGATCTACTCCCTTTTGAATTCCAAGGGAATTTTCGTTTCCGCTTTTCAGCTGACAATACAAATGAGTGAATGCTGCTATTAATAAAGTCGAAAagcattaattataaatataaatcagGAACTTACAAGTTTTCCAACTGTAATTAACATGTGCATTGAAATAATGTCTTCACGAGATGTAACAAAGGAACGGCTGCTCGAAACAACTGCCTCAAGTTGATTGTTTGAGTCCAGAACATGAATAGCAGAaacaataaaactaatttttgaaCTGCTAAAAAGTTGTTTGGGCATTTTCAAAATGCTTGTGATCGCAGATTCCTGTCCAGATATGCTGTAAAGCATCCTACAGATGAAGCTAATGGAGGCAGCAGCTAGGTTTTCTTCCATAGTTAAAATGCTTGAAGCAAGTGATCTTGTTGCAGATAGAGCCATATCATTCTTGCCCAGTCTCCGTAAACATAAAGCATATATATGCAGGCCCACGGTGTCGAGCTGTCCTAGAAATTTAAGGAAGCATATCagcaaaaacataaaatttaacagAAATTACAGTATATAAGTAAATAACTCACACCTTTTTGCCTTAAATGTTCGCACTCTTCAACTGCTTCGCTTGCATTTCCAGCCTGAATACGATAAAGATTTTTCAGAACAAACATCAGAAAGAATTTCCAGAATACTCTCCAAAAGAATTTCCTGAATAGTTAACACCAGAGTATTTTGACTATAAAAGTGCATCATGAACTGCCAAATAGACTGAACAAATTACCATGCAAAGTGATCTTGCCAAATTGATGGATATATTGTCTGAATGAGATTCTGATGTTTCGTCTGCAAAATACTTTAGAGCATATCTGGCCAGCCTGTAGGAGGCGACTGCACCTTGATAATCAGATCTGGATTCACATACTAGACCATTCAAATTGTGAGACTCGGGATAGTGCGGAATACGCAGCAACGCCTGTTGGATGGCTGCAAAGACCTACAATGGCCATTAAATTGATAGGTTTACACTTTGACATCTGTTTGATAAAACAGTATATGCATTACAGAAAAACTCATGCAAAGAGATATTATTACTGTATACCTCTGAAGATGACAAGCAACTTGAATGCATCGCAAGCTTTGCAAGACCAATCTGGAAATCTGCAACCTAATTGACCATATATGATGAGAGCTTTAATGATTAGATTTCAGCATGGAAATGCAAAGGGtgtcattaaaatattaataattattaagatGATAAAATGACAGAACCTAAACCCATATATTATTAATGTAATGTAGCTTCCACAGGAAATTCCAAAATCAAGCATGAGTAAAGCATATCATACCGGGGATATCTGTACAGCCCGTAGACAGCACTCATACGCTTCATTCTGCTCAAACTTTCTGAGACCAAACAAATAAGAAACATTTGAGACTTTGCCTGGAAATTTCATGAGGTAATTTTCTATATTCTCCCTAGTGTTACCTAACATCAGCATCTGCTGACATGCCTGCCCATGGTAATGCAAGTGAAGGTTCTATACTTCTAGCACGGTCAAATGCTTGTTGGGCCAGTTTCTTTTCACCTTCCAGTCTATAGAGCTGTAGAAGTCCATAATGAGACCCTTATGAGGATTTATAAGAATTGAGGATgtgaataaatgaaattataataaataaggaTAGACACATAGAAAGGgtagtaaataaatataatcattgATTTCTGTAAACAACACAACATAAAACTTTTAATCATTCTAAATACAACACCACCTTTTAATTTTGACAATTACATCCCTAGTTGTTTCCAGGAAAACTTGTCCGATCTGTAAAGTCTGGGGATGTTGTAATTGCACAAATTGTAAGGTAGTATTGTAATTGCACTTAAAAGTTGTGTGAACATTGCAAATTTGGATAAAGACTATGTTACTTCCGGAAATGTACCCTAAAAGGCTAAAACTAGTGGTGCAATCCAAGTTTTAGTTATCAACATCAATCATCCAAACATAATCCATATATGAACCACCAATTCAGAGAAACCTGCTACAAACTAATATCCCATATACGAGCAATGCTTTAAACAATATTGCTGGCTCTTATACCAGTCTTAAATAGATCAGTAGTTACCTTCCCAAGGTAAGCCCACGCAACTGCTAGAGACACGTCCAATTGTAATCCACGCACCAAAGCATGTTGCTTTAGTGCAGCATTACTGGATAAGCATGCCAATGCTACCCAAAATTCTTCATTGTAACCCTCGAGTAATATACCACCGAAGCACATCTTTTCAGCAATAGGCCTGGTTATTTGATGATAGACAGAAGGGTAAGACCATTGACATCCACATCGTCAATCCATGTTAAGGAAACAAATATTTACCAAACACTCCAATCATCTTTAGGAGATTCCTTAAAAGATAAACTGACATCTGCTGCAATGGCAACATCAATATATGCATTAGCTAGCCAAGGGGCCAAGTGCAAAGCACGCTGATAGGAGCGACTGGCATTTCTAGAAGCAATGAAGCAGGTCCTTTTCCATGTACTGACAGAAGATTTGAAAGATATCTCATCAACTTGCCCAGGCCTGGCTTCCTCTGTCCATGGGTTACATCTGGCATACATAAGCTAAGAGAAAAGACTCAGAAGTCATTCTCAAAGGTTCATATTAAAACTACAAACCAAGTCTGTCTGAAGCAGGGAAAGGAGTTTGATATGAAAACAAGAACATATTacgaaaatgaataaaatatttcctGGTTTTATACCTGAATATCTCCATGTAGCTTCCATGAACATGAAAAGTTACCAGCTAAAGATGTAACATGCATGGAAACTTCAGCTGCTTCCTGGAATCAGCTTGAATCTT is drawn from Salvia hispanica cultivar TCC Black 2014 chromosome 6, UniMelb_Shisp_WGS_1.0, whole genome shotgun sequence and contains these coding sequences:
- the LOC125195944 gene encoding tetratricopeptide repeat protein SKI3 isoform X1, whose product is MALEEEEDCDFSALKQLRESASSNPNDAAVRFNLGVVLWEKGERRPELRHEAVEHFMVAAKLNPQNAATFRYLGHYYARVSPEPQRALKCYQRAVALNPDDSDAGEAICDLLDEGGQDNLMIAVCREASEKSARAFWAFRRLGYLQAHLKNWAEAIQSLQQAIRGFPTSADLWETLGLAYGRMGMFTAALKSYGRAVELDDSRIFALVESGNISLMLGSFRKGIEQFQQALIISPHNVSANYGLASAFLGLAKECVNSGAFRWGASLLEEAAEVSMHVTSLAGNFSCSWKLHGDIQLMYARCNPWTEEARPGQVDEISFKSSVSTWKRTCFIASRNASRSYQRALHLAPWLANAYIDVAIAADVSLSFKESPKDDWSVWPIAEKMCFGGILLEGYNEEFWVALACLSSNAALKQHALVRGLQLDVSLAVAWAYLGKLYRLEGEKKLAQQAFDRARSIEPSLALPWAGMSADADVRKFEQNEAYECCLRAVQISPVADFQIGLAKLAMHSSCLSSSEVFAAIQQALLRIPHYPESHNLNGLVCESRSDYQGAVASYRLARYALKYFADETSESHSDNISINLARSLCMAGNASEAVEECEHLRQKGQLDTVGLHIYALCLRRLGKNDMALSATRSLASSILTMEENLAAASISFICRMLYSISGQESAITSILKMPKQLFSSSKISFIVSAIHVLDSNNQLEAVVSSSRSFVTSREDIISMHMLITVGKLLKSGNENSLGIQKGVDHLRKAVHMFPNSSVLRNLLGYLLLSSKERGYLSLATRCSSLDLSDYQKDDGLKSAYEIVGAGNVACYAIGSPNQKFPLPTCRRQCHSGSGAIQVLQKYLHQEPWNFNARYLLTLNCLQKTRAENFPQHGCHVVERLTAVALSDQNFSIKDVSRQYQNFQLLLCAAEVNLQQGNNTECFRLVRSALGASLHSNHLFFAHLLLCRAYASEDDFVNLRKEYKYCLELGTYSHIGWICLKFIESRYGLQDDSTVLALKFEDCSKDLKTSWNVWTALFSLVQGLISISLGDFVAAEEFFSQACCVADDESSFFLCHGAICMELARQKCESQYITRAIRSLKKAKDTSSDPLPLVSLLLGQAEASLGSKEKWLVNLRDEWFSWPPENRSAELLFQMHLLSRESSHGGSTMRWILRAIHMNPSCSRYWKFLLKEYDHSLT
- the LOC125195615 gene encoding receptor-like protein EIX2; the protein is MISYKRFAIKYVLVVLLFYVIVSGDAEVRCIESEREALLSFKNGLIDKRGILSSWESNECCKWHGVECSNTTGHIITLDLGFFLDQLRGKIGSSLLELHHLNYIDFSWIDFGGIPIPEFIGSMKQLQHLYLSCSNFTGIVPPQLGNLTNLRSLDLSGNSLSCTSLSCFGFASGSLEILILSYNQLNGSIPDDLRSFSSLTHLNLKRNNFTGSIPLSISQLSKLQVLDLSLNSFEGLVPVSIGQLSKLQILYLSHNYLEGLVSESHFSKLDNLKTLDLSFNPSLIMDIDSDWIPPFQLETISLGRCNVGPYFPKWIRTQRNLSVLDLLGANITDEAPRWLWSSSSLLAKLYLSDNQISGTVPNLSSTSILYMDISFNKFSGPIPLFPANASVIQFSGNMISGSISSICETLHDHLKTLDLSDNRLVGEIPNCWEKIPNLYSLNLANNSFSGKIPGSFGNLQKFAALQMHGNNLYGELPYSLRHCQRLGFLDVGGNKLTGKIPTWIGRLHKMQFLNLRGNKLHGSIPPEICNLTNIQVMDLSINNLSSIIPDCFNNFTVLATKNATHIDPFLFGSVYLFTKNGNKHYGYSSFQWKGQE
- the LOC125195944 gene encoding tetratricopeptide repeat protein SKI3 isoform X2, producing MALEEEEDCDFSALKQLRESASSNPNDAAVRFNLGVVLWEKGERRPELRHEAVEHFMVAAKLNPQNAATFRYLGHYYARVSPEPQRALKCYQRAVALNPDDSDAGEAICDLLDEGGQDNLMIAVCREASEKSARAFWAFRRLGYLQAHLKNWAEAIQSLQQAIRGFPTSADLWETLGLAYGRMGMFTAALKSYGRAVELDDSRIFALVESGNISLMLGSFRKGIEQFQQALIISPHNVSANYGLASAFLGLAKECVNSGAFRWGASLLEEAAEVSMHVTSLAGNFSCSWKLHGDIQLMYARCNPWTEEARPGQVDEISFKSSVSTWKRTCFIASRNASRSYQRALHLAPWLANAYIDVAIAADVSLSFKESPKDDWSVWPIAEKMCFGGILLEGYNEEFWVALACLSSNAALKQHALVRGLQLDVSLAVAWAYLGKLYRLEGEKKLAQQAFDRARSIEPSLALPWAGMSADADVRKFEQNEAYECCLRAVQISPVADFQIGLAKLAMHSSCLSSSEVFAAIQQALLRIPHYPESHNLNGLVCESRSDYQGAVASYRLARYALKYFADETSESHSDNISINLARSLCMAGNASEAVEECEHLRQKGQLDTVGLHIYALCLRRLGKNDMALSATRSLASSILTMEENLAAASISFICRMLYSISGQESAITSILKMPKQLFSSSKISFIVSAIHVLDSNNQLEAVVSSSRSFVTSREDIISMHMLITVGKLLKSGNENSLGIQKGVDHLRKAVHMFPNSSVLRNLLGYLLLSSKERGYLSLATRCSSLDLSDYQKDDGLKSAYEIVGAGNVACYAIGSPNQKFPLPTCRRQCHSGSGAIQVLQKYLHQEPWNFNARYLLTLNCLQKTRAENFPQHGCHVVERLTAVALSDQNFSIKDVSRQYQNFQLLLCAAEVNLQQGNNTECFRLVRSALGASLHSNHLFFAHLLLCRAYASEDDFVNLRKEYKYCLELGTYSHIGWICLKFIESRYGLQDDSTVLALKFEDCSKDLKTSWNVWTALFSLVQGLISISLGDFVAAEEFFSQACCVADDESSFFLCHGAICMELARQKCESQYITRAIRSLKKAKDTSSDPLPLVSLLLGQAEASLGSKEKWLVNLRDEWFSWPPEC